The Meriones unguiculatus strain TT.TT164.6M chromosome 1, Bangor_MerUng_6.1, whole genome shotgun sequence genome has a segment encoding these proteins:
- the LOC110550217 gene encoding collagen alpha-4(IV) chain-like yields the protein MEGPGCLRTAGSAVRRAPLGAPALGGSHVLAAALPRRALGCAPGRSGGEGLARTWGPPGHQLGPRPRFLACPSHEHQQPPVEEPLRARGGHGRRPGRPRRLRHAPREHLCSDKGHVGALSAPGPWASESHRRGGRPGVPGSLPAFPAGTHTSTHSRPAAGAREPAARPRNLYFPLIRRARFAFAS from the coding sequence ATGGAAGGGCCCGGCTGTCTGCGGACAGCAGGCTCGGCGGTGCGGCGGGCCCCACTTGGCGCTCCGGCCCTTGGGGGCAGCCACGTCCTGGCCGCAGCCTTGCCAAGGCGGGCCCTCGGCTGCGCTCCGGGCCGGAGCGGTGGAGAGGGGCTGGCACGGACTTGGGGCCCTCCCGGCCACCAGCTAGGGCCCCGACCCCGATTCTTGGCCTGCCCGTCCCACGAGCATCAGCAGCCACCCGTGGAAGAGCCACTGCGAGCCCGGGGCGGCCACGGTCGCCGGCCTGGACGCCCAAGGAGGCTTAGACATGCGCCTCGGGAGCACCTTTGCTCAGACAAGGGTCACGTCGGGGCACTGTCCGCCCCGGGTCCGTGGGCCTCGGAGAGCCACCGCCGAGGGGGCCGCCCAGGTGTCCCCGGGTCCCTCCCGGCCTTCCCCGCGGGCACGCACACCAGCACGCACTCCAGGCCTGCGGCGGGCGCGCGGGAGCCGGCCGCGCGCCCCCGGAATCTATATTTTCCCCTCATTAGGAGAGCGAGGTTCGCGTTTGCATCTTAA